A stretch of the Staphylococcus sp. NRL 16/872 genome encodes the following:
- the uvrA gene encoding excinuclease ABC subunit UvrA, with product MKGPSIVVKGARAHNLKNIDIELPKNKLIVMTGLSGSGKSSLAFDTIYAEGQRRYVESLSAYARQFLGQMDKPDVDTIEGLSPAISIDQKTTSKNPRSTVATVTEIYDYIRLLYARVGKAYCPNHGIEIESQTVQQMVDRILELEERTKIQILAPVISHRKGSHEKLIEDIGKKGYVRLRVDGEIVDVNEVPELDKNKNHTIEVVVDRLVVKDGIETRLADSIETGLELAEGNITVDVIGGEDIKFSENHACPICGFSIGELEPRMFSFNSPFGACPTCDGLGQRLTVDVDLVVPDKNKSLNEGAIEPWEPTSSDFYPTLLKRVCEVYKINMDKPFKKLTDRQKDILMNGSGDKQIEFSFHSRNGGTRNRTMKFEGVLPNINRRYHESPSEYTREVMSKYMTELPCETCHGKRLSKEALSVYVGGYNIGEVVEYSINNALQYYENIELSEQDRTIANQILKEIISRLSFLNNVGLEYLTLNRSSGTLSGGEAQRIRLATQIGSRLTGVLYVLDEPSIGLHQRDNDRLIGTLKEMRDLGNTLIVVEHDDDTMRAADYLVDVGPGAGNHGGEIVSSGTPAKVMKDKKSLTGQYLSGKKRIDVPEHRREITDKKISIKGARSNNLKGVDVDIPLSVMTVVTGVSGSGKSSLVNEVLYKALAQKINKSKVRPGDYDAIEGIDQLDKIIDIDQSPIGRTPRSNPATYTGVFDDIRDVFAQTNEAKIRGYQKGRFSFNVKGGRCEACKGDGIIKIEMHFLPDVYVPCEVCDGKRYNRETLEVTYKGKNIADVLEMTVEEATYFFENIPKIHRKLQTLVDVGLGYITLGQQATTLSGGEAQRVKLASELHKRSTGRSIYILDEPTTGLHVDDISRLLKVLNRLVENGDTVVIIEHNLDVIKTADHIIDLGPEGGEGGGTIVATGTPEEIAKVESSYTGKYLKPVLERDSVE from the coding sequence ATGAAGGGACCAAGTATCGTAGTTAAAGGTGCAAGAGCACATAATTTAAAAAATATTGATATTGAACTTCCTAAAAATAAATTAATTGTTATGACAGGGTTATCTGGCTCAGGTAAATCATCACTTGCCTTTGACACGATTTACGCAGAAGGCCAACGTCGATATGTGGAATCTTTAAGTGCCTATGCACGCCAATTTTTAGGACAAATGGATAAACCAGACGTAGATACAATCGAAGGTTTATCTCCTGCTATTTCGATTGACCAAAAAACAACAAGTAAGAACCCACGTTCAACTGTGGCAACTGTAACTGAAATTTATGATTATATTCGTTTGCTTTATGCACGTGTAGGAAAAGCGTACTGTCCAAATCACGGTATTGAAATTGAATCACAAACTGTACAACAAATGGTAGATCGTATTTTAGAGCTTGAAGAACGTACTAAAATTCAAATTTTAGCGCCAGTGATTTCACATAGAAAAGGCAGTCACGAGAAATTAATTGAAGATATTGGTAAAAAAGGATATGTACGTTTACGTGTTGATGGTGAAATCGTGGATGTAAACGAAGTGCCAGAGTTAGATAAGAATAAAAATCATACAATTGAGGTTGTAGTGGACCGATTAGTTGTAAAAGATGGTATTGAAACGCGTTTAGCTGATTCAATTGAAACAGGTTTAGAATTAGCAGAAGGCAACATTACAGTAGACGTCATTGGTGGGGAAGACATTAAATTCTCTGAGAACCATGCATGCCCAATTTGTGGTTTCTCAATCGGTGAATTAGAGCCAAGAATGTTTAGTTTTAATAGTCCATTTGGGGCTTGCCCCACATGTGATGGGTTAGGTCAACGTTTAACAGTTGATGTTGACTTAGTTGTTCCAGACAAGAATAAAAGTTTAAATGAGGGTGCGATTGAACCTTGGGAACCAACAAGTTCTGATTTTTATCCAACATTATTAAAACGTGTTTGCGAAGTTTACAAAATTAATATGGATAAACCTTTTAAAAAATTAACAGATAGACAAAAAGATATATTAATGAATGGTTCTGGAGATAAACAAATAGAATTTTCATTCCATAGCCGAAATGGTGGCACACGTAATAGAACAATGAAATTCGAAGGCGTACTACCTAATATAAACCGTCGCTATCATGAATCCCCCTCAGAATATACACGAGAAGTAATGAGTAAATACATGACAGAATTGCCATGCGAAACGTGTCATGGTAAACGTTTGAGTAAAGAGGCTTTATCTGTTTATGTAGGTGGTTATAATATTGGAGAAGTTGTGGAATATTCCATTAATAATGCTTTACAATATTATGAAAATATTGAGTTATCAGAACAAGATAGAACAATAGCGAATCAAATTTTAAAAGAAATTATTTCTCGCTTATCGTTCTTAAATAACGTTGGTTTAGAATATTTAACCTTAAATCGTTCATCAGGTACTTTATCAGGTGGGGAAGCACAACGTATTCGTTTAGCTACTCAAATAGGTTCTCGTTTAACTGGTGTTCTTTATGTATTAGATGAACCTTCAATTGGTTTGCACCAACGTGATAATGACAGACTCATTGGTACGTTAAAAGAAATGCGCGATTTAGGTAATACGTTAATTGTTGTTGAACATGATGACGATACAATGAGAGCGGCAGATTATCTTGTAGACGTTGGTCCAGGAGCAGGTAATCATGGTGGTGAAATTGTTTCAAGTGGTACCCCAGCTAAAGTAATGAAAGATAAGAAGTCATTAACTGGTCAATATTTAAGTGGTAAGAAACGTATTGATGTACCTGAACATCGTCGTGAAATTACTGATAAAAAAATTAGTATCAAAGGCGCACGAAGTAATAACTTAAAAGGTGTGGATGTAGATATTCCATTGTCTGTTATGACGGTAGTTACAGGCGTATCTGGTTCAGGTAAAAGTTCACTCGTTAATGAAGTATTATATAAAGCTTTAGCGCAAAAGATTAATAAATCTAAAGTGAGACCAGGAGATTATGATGCAATTGAAGGCATCGATCAATTAGATAAAATTATCGATATCGATCAGTCTCCAATCGGTAGAACACCTCGATCTAATCCAGCAACCTATACAGGTGTATTTGACGATATTCGTGATGTCTTTGCGCAAACAAATGAAGCTAAAATTCGTGGATATCAAAAAGGACGTTTTAGTTTCAACGTAAAAGGTGGACGTTGTGAAGCTTGTAAAGGTGACGGTATTATTAAAATTGAAATGCACTTCTTACCAGATGTCTATGTACCTTGTGAAGTATGTGATGGTAAACGCTATAATCGTGAAACGTTAGAAGTCACATATAAAGGCAAGAATATTGCAGATGTATTAGAAATGACTGTAGAAGAAGCGACGTATTTCTTTGAAAATATTCCTAAAATACATCGTAAATTACAAACACTTGTAGATGTAGGTTTAGGCTACATCACCCTCGGTCAACAAGCGACTACACTTTCTGGTGGGGAAGCACAACGTGTTAAGTTAGCCTCAGAATTGCATAAACGTTCTACTGGTCGTTCAATATATATATTAGATGAACCAACAACTGGTTTGCATGTAGACGATATTAGTAGATTGTTGAAAGTGTTAAACCGACTTGTTGAAAATGGCGATACGGTTGTTATCATCGAACATAACTTAGACGTCATTAAAACCGCAGATCATATTATTGATTTAGGCCCTGAAGGTGGGGAAGGTGGCGGTACAATCGTTGCTACCGGTACCCCAGAAGAAATTGCGAAAGTAGAGTCATCTTATACTGGTAAATATTTGAAACCTGTACTGGAACGCGATTCAGTCGAATAA
- the hprK gene encoding HPr(Ser) kinase/phosphatase: protein MLTTEKLVKLLNLELFTGEKGLHKHIKNTDISRPGLEMAGYFSHYASDRIQLLGTTELSFYNLLPDEERQGRMRKLCRPETPAIIVTRGLEPPQELIEASQEMDTPLIVSKDATTSLMSRLTTFLEHELAQSTSLHGVLVDVYGVGVLITGDSGIGKSETALELVKRGHRLVADDNVEIRQITKGELIGTPPKLIEHLLEIRGLGIINVMTLFGAGSILTEKQIRLNINLENWNKDKLYDRVGLNEETLQILDTEITKKTVPVRPGRNVAVIIEVAAMNYRLNIMGINTAEEFNQRLNEEILRKGNQSKEK from the coding sequence ATGTTAACGACAGAGAAATTAGTCAAATTATTAAATTTAGAACTTTTTACAGGGGAAAAAGGATTACATAAACATATTAAAAATACAGATATATCACGTCCTGGATTGGAAATGGCTGGGTATTTTTCACACTATGCGTCAGATAGAATCCAATTATTAGGAACGACTGAATTATCTTTTTATAATTTACTGCCAGATGAAGAACGACAAGGACGTATGCGTAAACTATGTCGCCCAGAAACACCGGCTATTATTGTGACAAGAGGATTAGAACCACCTCAAGAACTAATCGAAGCATCTCAAGAAATGGACACCCCGTTAATTGTTTCTAAAGATGCTACAACGAGTTTGATGAGTCGTTTAACTACGTTCTTAGAACATGAGCTAGCGCAAAGCACTTCATTGCACGGAGTATTAGTCGATGTATATGGAGTAGGTGTGTTAATAACTGGAGATTCAGGTATCGGTAAAAGTGAAACGGCATTAGAATTAGTGAAACGTGGACACCGTTTAGTAGCTGACGATAATGTTGAAATTCGCCAAATTACTAAAGGTGAACTTATTGGTACTCCCCCGAAATTAATAGAACATTTACTTGAAATTCGAGGTCTCGGTATTATCAATGTGATGACATTGTTTGGTGCAGGATCTATTTTGACGGAAAAACAAATTCGCTTAAATATAAATTTAGAAAATTGGAATAAAGATAAATTATATGATCGCGTTGGTTTAAACGAAGAAACATTACAAATTCTAGATACTGAGATCACTAAAAAAACAGTGCCCGTACGCCCGGGTAGAAACGTGGCCGTGATTATAGAAGTGGCAGCGATGAATTATCGTTTAAATATTATGGGTATTAACACGGCGGAAGAATTTAACCAACGCTTGAATGAAGAGATTTTAAGAAAAGGTAATCAAAGCAAGGAGAAATAA
- a CDS encoding YfbR-like 5'-deoxynucleotidase, translating to MGVHQYFKRLSDLEKLIRLPGKFKYFEHNVAAHSFKVTKIAQYLATVEEYHGNTIDWKSLYEKALNHDFAEVFTGDIKTPVKYARTELKMLFSQVEEEMVNTFINEDIPEAYQDIYRKRLQEGKDDSLEGQILSVADKIDLLYETFGEIQKRNPESLFFEIYENSLETIIQFDHLSSVQDFIDNVIPEMLTENFIPKAELRETTMAILNRRNG from the coding sequence ATGGGTGTTCATCAATATTTTAAAAGACTTTCTGATTTAGAAAAATTAATCCGCTTACCAGGTAAATTTAAATATTTTGAGCATAATGTAGCAGCGCATTCCTTTAAAGTAACTAAAATTGCACAATACTTAGCAACTGTTGAAGAATATCATGGTAATACAATTGATTGGAAAAGTTTATACGAGAAAGCATTGAATCATGACTTTGCGGAAGTATTTACTGGAGATATTAAAACCCCTGTTAAATACGCTAGAACAGAGTTGAAAATGTTATTCTCTCAAGTTGAAGAAGAAATGGTGAACACATTTATTAACGAAGATATTCCAGAGGCGTATCAAGATATTTATCGCAAAAGACTTCAAGAAGGTAAAGATGATTCTTTGGAAGGACAAATTTTATCCGTTGCAGATAAAATTGATTTACTTTATGAGACGTTTGGAGAAATTCAAAAGCGTAACCCAGAGTCTTTATTCTTTGAAATTTATGAAAATAGTCTGGAAACGATTATTCAGTTTGATCACTTAAGTTCGGTGCAAGATTTTATAGACAATGTCATCCCGGAAATGTTAACTGAAAACTTTATACCAAAAGCTGAATTACGTGAAACAACAATGGCCATATTAAATCGTAGAAATGGGTGA
- a CDS encoding CsbA family protein: protein MIWYALAAFFPCVLVVLFSVITRSKWVGVIVTLILIATSIYKGFFHNEWIIFIDVVSLLAGYVIIDKLEFHKHQD, encoded by the coding sequence ATGATTTGGTATGCTTTAGCCGCTTTTTTTCCATGTGTATTAGTCGTATTATTTAGTGTGATTACGAGAAGTAAGTGGGTAGGCGTGATTGTAACACTTATTTTAATTGCAACGTCAATTTATAAAGGGTTCTTTCATAATGAATGGATTATCTTCATTGATGTGGTGTCTTTATTAGCAGGATACGTTATTATAGATAAGTTAGAATTTCATAAACATCAAGATTAA
- the lgt gene encoding prolipoprotein diacylglyceryl transferase, which yields MMFNLNYIDPTAFHLGPLSIKWYGIIIAVGILIGYFIAQESLKHVGLHKDTLVDVIFYSAIFGFLVARIYFVIFQWPYYMENPGEIPKIWHGGIAIHGGLIGGFITGIIVCKIKNLNPFQIGDIVAPSIILAQGIGRWGNFMNHEAHGGPVSRTFLEHLHIPEFIIRNMYIEGVYYHPTFLYESIWDVLGFIILITIRRHLRVGETFALYLIWYSIGRFFVEGLRTDSLMLTSHIRVAQLVSAILIIAGIILIVYRRMKYNPPIYKKAGPLNWSNNKVNVK from the coding sequence ATGATGTTTAATTTGAATTATATTGATCCAACTGCTTTTCACTTAGGACCTTTATCTATTAAATGGTATGGGATCATTATCGCCGTAGGTATTCTTATTGGTTATTTTATCGCCCAAGAAAGTTTGAAACATGTTGGTTTACATAAAGATACATTAGTCGATGTCATTTTCTATAGTGCGATCTTTGGCTTTTTAGTTGCACGTATTTATTTTGTGATTTTCCAATGGCCTTACTATATGGAGAATCCGGGAGAAATACCTAAGATTTGGCATGGTGGTATCGCAATACACGGTGGTCTAATAGGTGGATTTATTACCGGGATAATTGTGTGTAAGATAAAGAATTTAAATCCATTTCAAATTGGGGATATCGTCGCACCGAGTATTATTTTAGCGCAAGGTATTGGTCGTTGGGGTAATTTTATGAACCATGAAGCACATGGTGGACCTGTGTCTAGAACATTCTTAGAACATTTACATATTCCAGAGTTTATTATTCGTAATATGTATATAGAAGGTGTTTATTATCATCCGACATTTTTATATGAATCAATATGGGATGTACTAGGATTTATTATTCTCATTACAATTAGAAGACATCTTCGCGTGGGAGAAACATTTGCCCTTTACTTAATATGGTATTCAATTGGACGTTTCTTTGTTGAAGGATTACGAACAGATAGTTTAATGTTAACGAGTCATATACGTGTCGCTCAATTAGTTTCTGCTATCTTAATTATTGCAGGTATTATTTTAATCGTTTATAGACGCATGAAATATAACCCTCCAATTTATAAAAAAGCAGGACCGTTAAATTGGTCTAATAATAAGGTGAATGTTAAATAA
- the uvrB gene encoding excinuclease ABC subunit UvrB — MVEHYPFKLNSEFDPQGDQPQAIKKIVEGVNEGKRHQTLLGATGTGKTFTMSNVIKEVGKPTLIIAHNKTLAGQLYSEFKEFFPENRVEYFVSYYDYYQPEAYVPSTDTFIEKDASINDEIDQLRHSATSALFERDDVIIIASVSCIYGLGNPEEYKDLVVSVRVGMEMDRSELLRKLVDVQYSRNDIDFQRGTFRVRGDVVEIFPASREEMCIRVEFFGDEIDRIREVNYLTGEVIREREHFAIFPASHFVTREEKMKIAIERIEKELEERLQELRDENKLLEAQRLEQRTNYDLEMMREMGFCSGIENYSVHLTLRPPGSTPYTLLDYFGDDWLVMIDESHVTLPQIRGMFNGDQARKKVLVDHGFRLPSAMDNRPLKFEEFEQKTKQLVYVSATPGPYELEHTDEMVEQIIRPTGLLDPKIDVRPTKNQIDDLLGEIQERIDRDERVLVTTLTKKMSEDLTTYMKEAGIKVNYLHSEIKTLERIEIIRDLRMGTYDVVVGINLLREGIDIPEVSLVVILDADKEGFLRSNRSLIQTIGRAARNDKGEVIMYADKMTDSMQYAIDETQRRREIQMAHNEKYGITPKTINKKIHDVISATVDNDETNEKQQTEVPKKMTKKERQKTIENIEKEMKKAAKDLDFERATELRDMLFELKAEG; from the coding sequence ATGGTGGAACATTATCCATTTAAATTAAATTCTGAGTTTGATCCACAAGGGGACCAACCTCAAGCAATTAAAAAGATTGTAGAAGGTGTTAATGAAGGTAAACGTCATCAAACTTTACTCGGTGCTACCGGTACTGGTAAAACGTTCACCATGAGTAATGTAATTAAAGAAGTGGGGAAACCGACTTTAATTATTGCCCATAATAAAACATTAGCTGGACAATTATATAGTGAATTTAAAGAGTTCTTCCCTGAGAACAGAGTGGAATATTTTGTAAGTTATTACGATTATTATCAACCTGAAGCTTATGTGCCTTCTACGGATACATTTATTGAGAAAGATGCGTCAATTAATGACGAAATTGACCAGTTACGTCACTCTGCTACAAGCGCATTATTTGAGCGTGATGATGTAATTATTATCGCCAGTGTAAGTTGCATCTATGGTTTAGGGAATCCAGAAGAATATAAAGATTTAGTAGTTAGTGTACGTGTAGGAATGGAAATGGATCGTAGTGAATTGCTTCGTAAATTAGTAGATGTACAATATTCTAGAAATGACATTGATTTCCAGCGTGGTACGTTTAGAGTACGTGGGGATGTCGTTGAAATTTTCCCAGCGTCTCGTGAAGAAATGTGTATACGCGTTGAATTCTTTGGCGATGAAATTGATCGTATTCGCGAAGTCAATTATTTAACAGGTGAAGTGATTCGCGAAAGAGAACACTTTGCTATTTTCCCGGCCTCTCACTTCGTTACCCGTGAAGAGAAAATGAAAATAGCTATCGAACGTATTGAAAAAGAATTAGAAGAACGCTTACAAGAATTAAGAGATGAGAATAAATTACTTGAGGCACAACGTTTAGAACAACGCACAAACTACGATTTAGAAATGATGCGTGAGATGGGCTTTTGTTCAGGTATTGAAAACTACTCTGTTCATTTAACATTAAGACCACCTGGTTCAACGCCATATACATTACTAGATTACTTTGGTGATGACTGGTTAGTAATGATAGATGAATCCCATGTTACCTTACCGCAAATTAGAGGGATGTTTAATGGTGACCAAGCGCGTAAAAAAGTGTTAGTAGATCATGGCTTTCGCTTACCTAGTGCAATGGATAACCGACCGCTTAAATTTGAAGAGTTTGAACAAAAAACGAAACAGTTAGTATATGTATCAGCTACACCAGGTCCATATGAACTTGAACACACTGATGAAATGGTGGAACAAATTATTCGTCCTACTGGCTTATTAGATCCTAAAATTGATGTACGCCCAACGAAAAATCAAATTGATGATTTATTAGGCGAAATTCAAGAAAGAATTGATAGAGATGAACGTGTATTAGTGACGACATTAACTAAAAAAATGAGTGAAGATTTAACAACATATATGAAAGAAGCGGGTATCAAAGTTAATTACTTACACTCAGAAATTAAAACACTAGAACGTATCGAAATCATTCGTGACTTACGTATGGGTACATATGATGTAGTTGTAGGTATTAACTTGCTAAGAGAAGGTATTGATATCCCTGAAGTATCATTAGTTGTTATTTTAGATGCTGATAAGGAAGGCTTCTTACGTTCTAACCGTTCATTAATTCAAACAATCGGTCGTGCTGCACGTAATGATAAAGGTGAAGTCATTATGTATGCCGACAAGATGACGGACTCAATGCAGTATGCCATCGACGAGACACAGCGTCGTCGTGAAATTCAAATGGCGCATAATGAAAAATATGGCATCACACCGAAAACAATTAATAAGAAAATTCATGATGTTATTAGTGCTACTGTGGATAATGATGAAACAAATGAAAAACAACAAACAGAAGTACCTAAGAAAATGACTAAGAAAGAACGTCAAAAAACGATTGAAAATATAGAGAAAGAAATGAAAAAAGCAGCGAAAGACTTAGACTTCGAAAGAGCAACAGAATTGAGAGATATGTTATTTGAATTAAAAGCAGAAGGGTGA
- a CDS encoding acyltransferase has product MRRLTKITRQAVNPLWRIYRFVSFPKTFRNTLIIEVCRYIPNLKLKRWIYIHFLKMNIGKQTAIAYKVMPDIFHPQLISIGNNCVIGYNTTILTHEVLVEEYRYGSVNIGDQTLIGANTTILPGVNIGHHVIVKAGTIVSKDIPDNTVAYGNPMHIHYK; this is encoded by the coding sequence ATGCGACGCTTAACTAAGATTACAAGACAGGCGGTAAATCCATTATGGCGTATTTACCGCTTCGTAAGTTTCCCAAAGACATTTAGAAACACGTTAATTATTGAGGTGTGTCGTTACATACCCAATTTAAAGTTGAAACGATGGATATATATTCATTTTTTGAAAATGAATATCGGCAAACAGACCGCGATTGCATACAAAGTCATGCCAGATATTTTTCATCCTCAATTAATATCGATTGGCAATAATTGTGTAATTGGTTATAATACTACAATATTAACGCATGAAGTTTTAGTGGAAGAATATCGTTATGGCTCAGTAAATATTGGAGATCAAACTTTAATAGGGGCTAACACCACTATCTTGCCAGGTGTAAATATCGGTCATCATGTAATCGTGAAAGCCGGCACTATTGTTTCTAAAGATATCCCAGATAACACTGTGGCATATGGAAATCCGATGCACATACATTATAAATAA
- a CDS encoding tetratricopeptide repeat protein — MAQNNNNVISMVFDEDFYRKMADQKFKQQDFKKAAEYYKKVLDLSPNDFDIKLNYTQCLTKMNLGSQAEKLFYENIIKRDHVEESYYQLSQLNIELNEPNKAFLFGINYVILTEDKAFRSELEQTFEVSYISEEKIELEAQLFATQLLFQYLFSQGRLEEARAYILQQDEEIQEHRVVRNLLAMCYLYLSEYETAKELFETLLSEDNSDVHALCHYTLLLYNTNETEKYQKYLKILSKVVPMNDDESFKLGIVLSYLKQYEASQQLLLPLYKKGKFASIQMFNALSFNYYYLGNKEQSEVFWEKLLQISKVDVGYAPWVIEESKQIFDQKIQPLLMDDDSHYRLYGVFLLNQLNGKEILMTEEIWSVLETMNDYEKLYLTYLVQGLHLNKLDFIHRGLLKLYNIKDLRQDTELFISWIDKGEGLIANEVDLSEVDRYVAAHVYLYHRYYESHKTKKEIIELFNTSRYKLDNAINQLLSI; from the coding sequence ATGGCACAAAACAACAATAACGTAATATCAATGGTATTTGATGAAGACTTCTATCGTAAAATGGCAGATCAAAAATTTAAACAACAAGATTTTAAAAAAGCAGCGGAGTACTATAAAAAAGTGCTTGATTTGTCACCAAATGATTTCGATATTAAATTAAACTATACGCAGTGTCTTACTAAAATGAATTTAGGTAGCCAAGCTGAGAAGCTTTTTTACGAGAATATTATTAAAAGAGACCATGTAGAAGAAAGCTATTACCAATTAAGTCAATTGAACATCGAACTTAATGAGCCAAACAAGGCCTTCTTGTTTGGTATTAATTATGTGATTTTGACTGAAGACAAAGCATTTAGATCGGAATTAGAACAAACATTTGAAGTTTCTTATATTAGTGAAGAAAAAATTGAATTAGAAGCGCAGTTATTTGCGACACAATTGTTATTCCAATATTTATTTTCACAAGGGCGCTTAGAAGAAGCGCGTGCATATATCTTGCAACAAGATGAAGAAATTCAAGAACATCGTGTCGTACGTAATTTATTAGCTATGTGTTATTTATATTTAAGTGAGTACGAAACGGCAAAAGAATTATTTGAAACCTTGTTAAGCGAAGATAATTCTGATGTACATGCATTATGCCATTATACCTTATTACTATATAACACTAATGAAACTGAAAAGTATCAAAAATATTTAAAGATTTTAAGTAAAGTCGTACCAATGAATGACGATGAAAGTTTCAAATTAGGTATTGTATTGAGCTATTTAAAACAATATGAAGCGTCTCAACAGCTTTTATTACCGTTATATAAAAAAGGTAAGTTTGCTTCTATACAAATGTTTAACGCTTTGAGTTTTAACTATTATTACCTTGGAAATAAAGAACAAAGTGAAGTATTCTGGGAAAAACTGCTACAAATTTCTAAAGTTGATGTGGGTTATGCGCCATGGGTGATTGAAGAAAGTAAACAAATATTCGATCAGAAAATTCAACCATTATTAATGGACGATGATAGTCACTATAGATTATATGGCGTGTTCTTATTGAACCAATTAAACGGTAAAGAAATTCTGATGACTGAAGAAATTTGGTCGGTCTTAGAAACAATGAATGATTATGAAAAACTGTATTTAACTTATCTAGTACAAGGCCTTCATTTAAATAAATTAGATTTTATTCATCGAGGTTTGCTTAAACTTTATAATATTAAGGATTTACGTCAAGATACAGAATTATTTATAAGCTGGATTGATAAAGGCGAAGGATTAATTGCGAATGAAGTCGATTTAAGTGAGGTCGATAGATACGTTGCAGCTCATGTTTATCTTTATCATCGTTACTATGAATCCCATAAAACTAAAAAAGAAATTATAGAATTATTTAATACCTCAAGATACAAATTAGATAACGCCATCAATCAATTATTGAGCATATAA
- the trxB gene encoding thioredoxin-disulfide reductase — protein MTEVNYDVAIIGAGPAGMTAAVYASRANLSTVMIERGMPGGQMANTEEVENFPGFEMITGPDLSTKMFEHAKKFGAEYQYGDIKSIEDKGDYKVINLGNKEVTAHAVIISTGAEYKKIGVPGEQELGGRGVSYCAVCDGAFFKNKNLFVIGGGDSAVEEGAFLTKFADKVTIVHRRDELRAQKILQDRAFKNDKIDFIWSHTLKSINEKDGKVGSVTLVSTKDASEQTLDADGVFIYIGMKPLTAPFNNLGITNDTGYIVTKDDMTTSVPGIFAAGDVRDKGLRQIVTATGDGSIAAQSAIDYIEELKDKAEA, from the coding sequence ATGACTGAAGTAAACTATGATGTTGCAATTATCGGTGCTGGGCCCGCTGGCATGACAGCAGCAGTTTATGCATCACGTGCTAACTTAAGCACTGTTATGATTGAAAGAGGAATGCCGGGTGGACAAATGGCAAACACTGAAGAAGTGGAAAACTTCCCAGGCTTTGAAATGATTACTGGTCCGGATTTATCAACTAAAATGTTCGAACATGCGAAAAAATTTGGTGCTGAATATCAATATGGTGATATTAAATCAATTGAAGATAAAGGTGACTACAAAGTCATTAATTTAGGTAATAAAGAAGTCACAGCACACGCTGTAATTATTTCTACCGGTGCAGAATATAAAAAAATTGGTGTACCTGGTGAACAAGAACTAGGCGGCCGTGGCGTAAGTTACTGTGCAGTATGTGATGGCGCATTCTTTAAAAATAAAAACTTATTCGTAATTGGTGGCGGTGACTCTGCAGTTGAAGAAGGCGCGTTCTTAACTAAATTCGCAGATAAAGTTACAATTGTACACCGTAGAGACGAATTAAGAGCTCAAAAAATATTACAAGATCGTGCATTTAAAAATGATAAAATCGACTTTATTTGGAGCCATACACTTAAATCAATTAATGAAAAAGATGGTAAAGTAGGTTCTGTTACCCTAGTATCTACTAAAGATGCCTCAGAACAAACATTAGATGCTGACGGTGTATTTATCTATATTGGAATGAAACCTTTAACTGCGCCATTTAATAACTTAGGTATCACAAATGATACGGGTTATATCGTTACTAAAGATGATATGACAACATCAGTGCCAGGTATTTTTGCAGCTGGTGATGTAAGAGATAAAGGTCTTCGTCAAATTGTTACAGCTACAGGTGACGGTAGTATTGCTGCTCAAAGTGCAATCGATTATATTGAAGAATTAAAAGATAAAGCAGAAGCTTAA